A stretch of Suncus etruscus isolate mSunEtr1 chromosome 9, mSunEtr1.pri.cur, whole genome shotgun sequence DNA encodes these proteins:
- the GVQW3 gene encoding LOW QUALITY PROTEIN: protein GVQW3 (The sequence of the model RefSeq protein was modified relative to this genomic sequence to represent the inferred CDS: inserted 2 bases in 1 codon; deleted 3 bases in 2 codons) has translation MRARLTRASEVRAACLLTCSLACLWWFWRASIGSTEELGVSLHVTSPVRFSSVKSHPRFGSYCKNRLRSLRTSLLMDLHTPRRLLCETQLLKTPALEQRISITFYVNLKKSANETHRPLKEAYGNEIMSRARVFDWHKRCQERAGRCSNLDDARSSCPVNHPDEDIQEVKDLVYVNRQLTVRRMAEELSLDIETFRLIVKENLNRKKVSARVXSGTLKDEPQSVKLDLQCDFSVEMEKSNPCLGKKVASSGNWMLQQCQESREKASAWILSQDALPWQPPSAGHILSQPSTRASSRVVSVLMRWLNPS, from the exons ATGCGGGCTCGTCTGACTCGAGCTAGCGAAGTCCGGGCTGCTTGCTTGCTTACTTGCTCTCTTGCTTGCTTGTGGTGGTTTTGGCGAGCGTCGATTGGGTCTACAGAAGAGCTAGGGGTGAGCTTGCACGTTACATCACCGGTGCGGTTCTCCTCAGTTAAAAGTCACCCCCGCTTTGGCTCCTATTGCAAAAACCGCCTTAGAAGCTTAAGGACCTCGCTGCTAATGGATTTGCACACCCCACGCAGACTTCTCTGTGAGACGCAGCT tttgaagacccctgctctagaacaaAGGATTAGTATCACATTTTACGTGAATCTAAAAAAGTCTGCAAATGAAACTCATCGTCCTTTAAAAGAAGCCTATGGGAATGAAATCATGTCAAGGGCCAGGGTTTTTGATTGGCACAAAAGGTGCCAGGAAAGAGCAGGAAGATGTTCT AATCTAGATGATGCCCGGAGCAGTTGTCCAGTTAACCACCCAGATGAGGATATACAGGAGGTCAAGGATTTAGTTTATGTAAACAGGCAGCTCACTGTGAGGAGGATGGCTGAAGAGTTAAGTTTAGATATAGAAACCTTCAGActcattgtaaaagaaaacttgaaCAGGAAGAAAGTTTCTGCAAGAGT ATCTGGTACTTTGAAGGATGAGCCTCAATCTGTAAAACTAGACTTACAGTGTGATTTTTCTGtg gaaatggaaaaaagtaaTCCTTGCTTAGGGAAAAAGGTAGCTAGTTCTGGGAACTGGATGCTTCAGCAGTGTCAAGAAAGCAGGGAAAAGGCCTCTGCCTGGATCCTATCACAGGATGCCCTGCCCTGGCAGCCACCTTCTGCAGGCCACATCCTCAGCCAGCCTTCTACGAGAGCCAGCTCAAGAGTGGTTTCAGTCTTGATGAGATGGCTCAACCCAAGTTAG